A window from Populus trichocarpa isolate Nisqually-1 chromosome 3, P.trichocarpa_v4.1, whole genome shotgun sequence encodes these proteins:
- the LOC7471614 gene encoding polygalacturonase QRT3: protein MIMIIMGLASLFIVHVSGENSLSFDHQKLSTDGHYHDQMQNMKAFKHSLLTRRQLVTPTISSSPAPAPQAMNQPPASRPHVYEVTSYGADPTGKLDSTEALLKAITDAFNGPSEGFLMKGIANLGGAYINLQGGNYRISKPLRLPAAGVGNLMISGGTLTASDDFPTDGYLIDLSASSSSSSSSYNYEYITIKDLMLDCRYRGGGISVINSLRTSIDNCYIAHFNTEGILVQDGHETYIRNSFLGQHITAGGDPGERNFSGTAINLMGNDNAVTDVVIFSAAIGVMISGQANTLSGVHCYNKATGFGGTGIYLKLPSLTQTRIVNCYLDYSGIVAEDPVQLTISSSFFLGDAYILFKSVKGLAKGINIVDNMFSGSNKGIEIVQLDQSKGPFKQIDQVVVDRNNVNGMNLKATVAKGSVQGNGTSWSIDFSPVLLFPNLIDHVQYSVSSSGTLFPSHALRNVSENRVVIESDVAVPASVFVTVNQGVSS, encoded by the exons atgatCATGATTATTATGGGGTTGGCTAGTTTGTTCATAGTTCATGTCAGTGGAGAGAATTCTCTTTCATTTGATCATCAAAAACTCTCTACTGATGGTCACTATCATGACCAAATGCAAAATATGAAAGCTTTTAAGCACTCTTTGCTAACTCGTCGACAATTGGTCACTCCCACAATCTCTTCCTCTCCAGCTCCGGCACCACAG GCTATGAATCAGCCACCTGCGTCTCGTCCACATGTATATGAGGTTACATCATACGGTGCAGATCCAACAGGGAAATTAGACAGTACAGAAGCCCTTCTAAAAGCTATAACAGATGCATTTAATGGTCCCAGTGAAGGGTTCTTGATGAAGGGAATCGCTAATCTTGGAGGTGCTTACATTAATCTTCAAGGTGGTAATTACAGGATCAGCAAACCTCTGCGATTGCCGGCTGCTGGAGTTGGAAACCTTATG ATTAGTGGAGGGACATTAACAGCCTCAGATGACTTCCCAACAGATGGATATCTTATTGATTTATCAGcttcgtcgtcgtcgtcgtcgtcatcctATAACTATGAGTATATAACTATCAAAGACCTCATGCTGGACTGCCGTTATAGGGGTGGAGGCATTTCAGTTATAAACTCACTCAGGACCAGCATAGATAATTGTTACATTGCACATTTCAATACTGAAGGGATTTTAGTCCAAGATGGCCATGAAACCTATATCCGCAACTCCTTCCTTGGCCAGCACATTACCGCAGGTGGTGATCCGGGAGAAAGAAACTTTTCAGGCACTGCAATTAACCTAATGGGAAATGATAATGCTGTCACAGATGTGGTCATTTTCTCAGCTGCTATAGGAGTAATGATTTCAGGTCAGGCGAACACACTCTCTGGTGTACATTGTTATAATAAGGCAACAGGTTTTGGAGGTACTGGGATTTATTTGAAGCTGCCTAGTTTGACACAGACCCGGATTGTGAATTGTTACTTGGATTACTCCGGCATTGTTGCTGAGGACCCAGTGCAGCTAACGATCTCTAGCAGTTTTTTCCTTGGTGATGCATACATCCTATTTAAATCAGTTAAAGGTTTGGCAAAGGGAATCAACATTGTCGATAACATGTTTTCTGGATCTAATAAGGGGATCGAGATTGTTCAGTTGGACCAATCAAAAGGGCCTTTTAAGCAAATTGACCAAGTTGTGGTGGACAGGAATAATGTCAACGGGATGAATCTGAAGGCAACAGTTGCAAAAGGCTCTGTGCAAGGGAATGGCACTTCATGGAGTATAGACTTTAGTCCAGTGCTCTTGTTTCCTAACCTTATTGATCATGTACAATACTCAGTAAGTTCAAGTGGCACATTGTTTCCTAGCCATGCTTTAAGGAATGTTTCTGAAAACCGTGTTGTGATTGAGTCTGATGTCGCCGTGCCTGCAAGCGTTTTCGTCACCGTGAATCAGGGAGTATCAAGTTGA
- the LOC7471615 gene encoding organelle RRM domain-containing protein 1, chloroplastic: protein MEVMMMMMSQTRPLSTVSIPIPSLANAISQRNFKNPKTLKLRASISNPNFPLASRIMVTNIGHSISEATLQKEFSNFGEIAEVKLVKDETIKRSKPYAFIQYTSQDDAILALENMDRKTLDGRLIFVDLAKPGKDRFRGYMKTCGPPKKQQVQDTQDEVADCWY, encoded by the exons ATGGaggtaatgatgatgatgatgtctcAAACAAGACCGCTTTCAACTGTCTCTATCCCCATACCCTCGTTGGCAAACGCAATATCTCaaagaaatttcaagaacccaaaaACTTTGAAACTCAGGGCATCAATTTCCAACCCCAATTTTCCTCTTGCAAGCAGAATTATGGTTACAA ATATAGGACATTCTATCAGTGAAGCTACTTTGCAAAaggaattttcaaattttggtgAAATAGCTGAAG TGAAGCTTGTGAAGGATGAAACCATTAAAAGGTCCAAACCATATGCATTTATTCAATACACTTCTCAGGATGATGCCATCCTTGCCCTGGAAAATATGGACCGTAAG ACTCTTGATGGCAGGTTAATTTTTGTTGATCTTGCCAAACCTGGGAAAGACCGGTTTAGAGGATACATGAAAACTTGTGGACCTCCAAAGAAGCAGCAGGTGCAGGACACGCAAGATGAGGTTGCAGATTGCTGGTACTGA
- the LOC7461966 gene encoding pentatricopeptide repeat-containing protein At3g47530 codes for MTPAFHLFNSNRSSLNLQHYLCLSHYTTTTPPSIAKQFQEHHRHQQNQTNPLLSSLERKSHQPLISLIKSCTQKSHLLQIHGYLIRNSLLHYPAISLPFLSRMALSPIRDISYSRQFFSQIPNPSVFLYNTLIRAYSMSNSPTEGFFMYQEMRKKGLRADPVSLSFVIRCYIRICSLIGGEQVHARILSDGHQSDSLLLTNLMDLYSLCDKGSEACKVFDEMRQRDTIAWNVLISCYMRNRRTRDVLVIFDGMLSGELGCEPDDVTCLLLLQACANLGALEFGEKVHGHIVERGYDNATNLCNSLIAMYSQFGNLDKAFGVFKGMHNKNVVTWSAIISGLAMNGYGREAIGAFEEMLKMGVLPDDLTFTGVLSACSNCGLVDKGMIIFARMSKEFGIVPNIHHYGCMVDLLGRAGQLHQAYQLIMSMRVKPDSTIWRTLLGACRIHRNVILGEHVVEHLIELKAQEAGDYVLLFNLYSSVDNWKKVTELRKFMKEKGIQTTPASSSIELKGKVHEFVVDDVSHPQKDEIYEMLDEISKQLKIAGYVAEITSELPNLDAEEKRYVLSYHSEKLAIAFGVLATPPGTTIRIAKNLRICVDCHNFAKILSGVYNRQVIITDHTRFHHFRGGHCSCNDYW; via the coding sequence ATGACACCAGCCTTCCATCTCTTTAACTCAAACCGTTCCTCTCTCAATCTCCAACACTACCTCTGTCTTTCTCATTACACCACCACAACACCTCCATCAATTGCAAAACAATTCCAAGAACATCATCGTcatcaacaaaaccaaacaaacccTCTCCTTTCAAGCCTTGAAAGAAAAAGCCACCAACCTTTGATTTCCCTCATAAAATCATGCACCCAAAAGTCCCATTTGCTCCAAATCCATGGCTATCTAATCCGCAACTCGCTCCTTCACTACCCTGCCATTTCTCTCCCTTTCTTGTCTCGCATGGCACTCTCTCCCATCCGAGATATCTCATATTCCCgccaatttttttctcaaattccgAACCCATCTGTATTTCTATACAACACATTAATAAGAGCTTATTCTATGAGTAACTCTCCTACTGAAGGGTTCTTTATGTAccaagaaatgagaaaaaaaggttTACGTGCAGATCCTGTATCTTTATCTTTTGTTATCAGGTGTTATATTAGAATTTGTTCGTTAATTGGTGGTGAACAGGTTCATGCAAGGATTTTAAGTGATGGGCATCAATCTGATAGCTTGCTGCTTACTAACTTGATGGATTTGTATTCGCTTTGCGATAAGGGTAGCGAAGCTTGCaaagtgtttgatgaaatgcgtCAAAGAGACACTATTGCTTGGAACGTTTTAATATCTTGTTATATGCGTAATCGTAGGACTAGAGATGTTTTGGTAATATTTGATGGTATGCTGAGTGGTGAGCTCGGATGTGAACCGGATGATGTAACGTGCTTGCTTCTACTCCAAGCATGTGCAAACTTGGGTGCGTTAGAATTTGGTGAGAAGGTTCATGGTCATATTGTGGAACGAGGGTATGATAATGCGACCAACTTGTGTAATTCGCTTATAGCAATGTATTCGCAGTTTGGGAATTTGGACAAGGCTTTTGGTGTGTTTAAGGGCATGCACAATAAGAATGTGGTTACATGGAGTGCCATCATTTCAGGTCTTGCTATGAATGGATACGGGAGAGAAGCTATTGGAGCATTTGAAGAGATGCTAAAAATGGGTGTTTTGCCTGATGATCTGACTTTTACTGGAGTTCTGTCCGCTTGTAGTAATTGTGGGTTGGTTGACAAGGGGATGATTATCTTTGCTAGAATGAGCAAGGAATTTGGGATAGTGCCAAATATTCATCATTATGGATGTATGGTTGACCTTCTTGGGCGTGCTGGTCAGCTTCATCAAGCATATCAGCTTATAATGTCAATGAGGGTCAAACCAGATTCAACCATATGGAGGACCTTACTTGGGGCTTGTAGAATTCATCGCAATGTTATACTTGGAGAACATGTTGTTGAACATTTGATTGAACTTAAGGCTCAAGAGGCTGGTGATTAtgttttattgttcaatttgtATTCTTCCGTTGACAATTGGAAGAAGGTGACAGAATTGAGGAAGTTCATGAAGGAGAAGGGGATCCAAACCACACCTGCCTCTAGTTCAATTGAATTGAAAGGTAAGGTCCATGAGTTTGTTGTGGATGATGTTTCTCATCCACAAAAGGATGAGATTTATGAGATGTTGGACGAGATTAGTAAGCAGCTGAAGATTGCTGGTTATGTTGCTGAAATAACATCCGAGTTGCCCAATTTAGATGCAGAAGAAAAAAGGTATGTTCTTTCTTATCATAGTGAGAAGTTGGCTATAGCTTTTGGAGTTCTTGCAACACCACCAGGCACGACAATCAGAATAGCGAAGAATCTCAGAATTTGTGTTGATTGCCACAATTTTGCCAAGATCCTTTCAGGGGTTTATAACAGACAAGTAATTATTACAGATCATACTCGGTTCCATCATTTTCGAGGAGGACACTGCTCATGCAATGATTATTGgtaa
- the LOC7461968 gene encoding uncharacterized protein LOC7461968, with product MSLISRLRHCLPNGFSTKPTISPLMPLNFNAVLSRGFAEAARKVEAEEEEEVEIDQRRLPTDYDPATFDPTEHRSPPTERVFKLVEEIAGLTLMEISELGTIIMKRMKMTEPPTIGVLKGGAAGLAGMAMKAPAAAAAKEEKKAEKTVFELKLESFEAASKIKVIKEVRSFTDLGLKEAKDLVEKTPSVLKKGVSKEEGEQIIEKMKAIGAKVVLE from the coding sequence ATGAGCTTGATTTCAAGATTAAGGCATTGTTTACCCAATGGGTTTTCTACAAAACCCACGATCTCTCCTTTAATGCCATTGAATTTCAATGCTGTGCTATCTCGGGGTTTTGCCGAAGCTGCTAGGAAAGTTGAGgcggaagaggaagaagaggtgGAAATTGATCAGAGGAGGCTCCCAACTGATTATGATCCGGCTACTTTTGATCCTACAGAGCATCGGAGTCCTCCAACAGAGCGTGTTTTCAAGCTTGTTGAGGAGATTGCGGGGCTTACGTTGATGGAAATTTCTGAACTGGGAACCATTATAAtgaaaaggatgaaaatgacTGAACCACCAACTATTGGGGTTTTGAAGGGTGGTGCTGCTGGATTAGCTGGAATGGCAATGAAGGCaccagctgctgctgctgctaaagaagagaagaaagctGAGAAGActgtttttgaattgaaattggaGTCCTTTGAAGCAGCTTCAAAGATTAAGGTAATTAAGGAGGTTAGGAGTTTTACTGATTTGGGCCTTAAGGAAGCGAAGGACTTGGTGGAGAAGACACCATCAGTGTTGAAAAAAGGAGTATCAAAGGAAGAAGGTGAGCAAATAATTGAGAAGATGAAAGCTATTGGGGCCAAAGTCGTGCTGGAATGA
- the LOC7461967 gene encoding UDP-N-acetylglucosamine diphosphorylase 2, with protein MREPIETNNGSPPPLPPQALLERLKDYGQEDAFALWDELSTEERELLVKDIESLDLPRLDRIIRCSLRSQGLPAAAIEPVPENTVSTVEDRTIEERERWWKMGLKAISDGKLAVVLLSGGQGTRLGSSDPKGCFNIALPSGKSLFQLQAERILCVQRLAAQASSEGSGSSVSIHWYIMTSPFTHDSTRFFFENHKYFGLEADQVTFFQQGTIPCVSKDGRFIMETPFRVAKAPDGNGGVYSALKYSKLLEDMASRGIKYVDCYGVDNALVRVADPAFLGYFIDKGVAAAAKVVRKAYPQEKVGVFVRQGKGGPLTVVEYSELDQSLASAVNQQTGRLRFCWSNVCLHMFSLDFLNQVANGLEKDSIYHLAEKRIPSIHGDTMGLKLEQFIFDAFPYAPSTALFEVPREEEFAPVKNANGSNFDTPESARLLVLRLHSRWVVAAGGFLTHSVPLYATGVEVSPLCSYAGENLEAICRGRTFHAPCEITF; from the exons ATGAGGGAACCTATTGAAACCAACAACGGATCACCTCCACCACTACCTCCACAAGCGTTGCTCGAGAGGCTTAAAGATTATGGCCAGGAAGACGCTTTTGCCCTCTGGGACGAGCTCTCTACTGAAGAGCGGGAACTCCTTGTCAAGGACATCGAG AGCTTAGATCTTCCAAGGTTGGATCGGATAATCCGATGTTCGCTTCGATCTCAAG GGCTACCGGCGGCGGCAATTGAGCCGGTTCCGGAGAATACCGTGTCGACGGTAGAAGATAGAACgatagaagaaagagagagatggtgGAAGATGGGATTGAAAGCAATCTCTGATGGCAAATTGGCTGTTGTGCTATTATCTGGTGGCCAG GGGACAAGGCTAGGAAGTTCAGATCCAAAAGGATGTTTCA ATATAGCGCTTCCATCTGGCAAATCACTCTTTCAACTTCAAGCTGAGCGAATTTTGTGTGTCCAAAGATTAGCAGCCCAAGCTTCAAGTGAAG GTTCTGGAAGCTCAGTTTCGATACATTGGTACATAATGACCAGCCCGTTTACTCATGATTCCAcacgatttttttttgaaaatcacaAGTACTTCGGCCTTGAAGCAGATCAG GTTACCTTCTTCCAGCAAGGCACCATACCTTGTGTTTCCAAGGATGGCAGATTTATCATGGAGACTCCATTTAGG gtaGCTAAGGCTCCGGATGGGAATGGAGGAGTATATTCAG CGctgaaatattcaaaattattaGAGGATATGGCCTCAAGAGGGATCAAGTACGTGGACTGCTATGGGGTTGACAACGCACTG GTACGTGTAGCTGATCCAGCTTTTTTGGGATATTTCATTGATAAAGGTGTAGCAGCTGCAGCAAAAGTTGTTCGTAAG GCATACCCCCAAGAAAAGGTTGGTGTTTTTGTAAGGCAAGGTAAAGGTGGACCTCTTACCGTGGTTGAATACAGTGAGCTGGATCAGTCACTGGCTTCTGCAGTTAATCAACAAACTGGACGCCTTCGTTTTTGTTGGAGTAAT GTGTGCTTGCACATGTTCTCTTTGGATTTTCTAAACCAAGTAGCAAATGGCCTTGAGAAAGACAGCAT TTACCATCTAGCTGAGAAAAGAATTCCTTCTATTCATGGTGATACGATGGGATTAAAACTAGAGCAATTCATATTCGATGCATTCCCATATGCTCCTTCAACAGCTCTTTTTGAG GTACCACGTGAAGAAGAATTTGCACCTGTAAAAAATGCCAATGGGTCAAATTTTGACACTCCTGAGAGTGCTCGGCTGCTTGTTCTTCGACTGCATTCTCGCTGGGTGGTTGCAGCAGGTGGCTTCTTAACACATTCGGTGCCTTTATATGCAACTG GTGTGGAGGTATCACCACTTTGCTCTTATGCTGGCGAAAATCTAGAGGCCATATGCCGGGGAAGAACATTTCACGCACCTTGTGAGATTACATTCTAG